Proteins from a genomic interval of Desulfoplanes formicivorans:
- a CDS encoding restriction endonuclease subunit S has product MSNNCFLEKLLDGVEVEWTPLREVVHIRNGYAFKSSMYCNEGIRVIRISDVQKGKISEKNIKFYPLELYSEIERYLLKANDLVMSLTGNCGRVAMLSNNDLPAALNQRVACLRPKRNIILTRYLFHYFDQISFEDLTAKTLYNNEKLLPILFTKYTKFSIYYRN; this is encoded by the coding sequence ATGAGCAACAACTGCTTTCTGGAAAAACTGCTGGATGGGGTGGAGGTGGAGTGGACACCTTTACGAGAAGTTGTACACATACGTAATGGCTACGCATTCAAGAGCTCAATGTACTGCAATGAAGGCATAAGAGTAATTCGAATATCTGATGTTCAAAAAGGTAAAATTTCAGAAAAGAATATCAAATTCTACCCTTTAGAATTGTACTCAGAAATCGAACGATACTTGCTGAAAGCTAATGACTTAGTGATGTCATTAACAGGCAACTGTGGCAGAGTGGCAATGCTCTCAAATAATGACTTGCCTGCGGCATTAAACCAACGGGTAGCATGCCTTAGACCGAAAAGAAATATTATTCTAACCCGCTATTTATTTCATTATTTTGATCAAATCTCCTTTGAAGATTTGACTGCAAAAACTCTCTACAATAACGAAAAATTACTACCTATACTATTTACAAAATATACAAAATTTAGTATATATTATCGAAATTAA